A segment of the Halorubrum sp. BV1 genome:
AAAGGCAAGGATCCCGCGATCGTCGAGCCAGAGATTCCAATTGACCTCGTGATCGATCACAGCGTCCAGGTCGACTATTTCGGCTCCGAGGATGCCTACGAGAAGAACGTCGAACTGGAGTACGAGCGCAACGGCGAGCGGTATCGAGCGCTCAAGTGGGCTCAGCAGGCCTTCGACGACTTCCGCGTCGTCCCGCCGGGAACGGGCATCGTCCACCAGGTAAACCTCGAATATCTCGGCCAAGTGGTCCACGCTCGTGAGCGTGACGGTGAGAACTGGCTGCTTCCGGACACGCTTGTCGGCACGGACAGTCACACGCCGATGATCGGCGGCATCGGCGTCGTCGGCTGGGGCGTCGGTGGCATCGAGGCCGAAGCCGCGATGCTCGGCCAGCCCATCACAATGAACCTCCCCGAAGTCGTCGGGGTCCGCCTTACCGGAGAACTCCCCGAGGGTGCAACTGCGACTGACCTCGTGCTTCACGTCACCGAACAGCTTCGCGAGGTTGGCGTCGTCGATCGCTTCGTCGAGTTCTTCGGTCCCGGCGTGGCGAACCTCACGGTCCCCGACCGGGCGACTATCGCGAACATGGCCCCCGAGCAGGGTTCGACCATCTCGATGTTCGGCGTCGACGAAGCGACGCTCGACTACCTCGAACTCACGGGTCGTGACGAGGAGCACATCGAACTCGTTCGCGAATATCTCGATGCGCAGGGGCTGTTCGGCGAACAGAATCCGGAGTACACGGAGACGGTCGAGCTCGATCTCTCGACGATCACGCCGAGTCTCGCGGGACCAAAGCGTCCCCAGGACCGTGTCCCGATGGACGATATGAAGACCCACTTCCGGGGGCTGGTCCACGGCGAGTTCGAAGACGAACTCGACGACATCGACGAGGACGCACTCACCCGCTGGCTGGGCGAGAGCAGCGTCGCCGCCGACCGCCCCGACGCCGACCTCCCGGAACCGGACGTGGGCGAACTAAACGACACGGTCGACGTCGACCTCGACGGCGAGACAACCGAAATCAGGCATGGGAGCGTCGTCGTCAGCGCCATCACCAGCTGTACGAACACGTCGAACCCCTCGGTGATGCTCGCCGCAGGCCTGCTCGCCCGCAACGCCGTCGAGTACGGCCTGGATGTCCCCGAGTACGTCAAGACTAGCCTCGCGCCCGGGAGCCGCGTCGTCACCGAATACCTCGAAGCCTCGGGATTACTGCCGTATCTCGAAGACCTCGGCTACAACGTCGTCGGCTACGGCTGTACGACCTGCATCGGGAACGCCGGGCCACTCCCCGAACCCATCGAGCGCGCCATCGACGCCGAGGACCTCTGGACGGCGAGCGTCCTCTCGGGCAATCGGAACTTCGAGGCGCGCATCCACCCGAAGGTCAGAGCGAACTACCTCGCCAGTCCGCCGCTCGTGGTCGCTTATGGCCTTGCTGGTCGCATGGATATCGACCTCGAACGAGACCCGCTCGGAACGGATGACAACGGCGAGTCGGTTTACCTCGCGGATATCTGGCCCGGCGCTGACGAGATCCACGCGGCGGTTCACGACAGCGTCGACTCGTCGATGTTCGAGGAGAAATACGCTGAGGTATTCGAGGGTGACGAGCGGTGGGAGGCGCTCGACGCGCCGACCGGTGACGTCTACGAGTGGGACGATTCTTCGACGTACATCCGAGAACCGCCATTCTTCAAGGACTTCCCGCTGGAGCAACCGGGCGTCGCGGATATCGAGGACGCTCGGACGCTCATGTTGCTCGGTGACACGGTCACGACCGACCACATCAGCCCGGCGGGCCCGTTCTCTCGTGAGCAGCCGGCCGGGGAGTGGCTCGTCGAACAGGGCGTCGAACCCCACGATTTCAACACGTACGGCGCTCGCCGGGGCAACCACGAGGTGATGATGCGCGGCACCTTCGCCAACGTCCGCATCGAGAACGAGATGCTCGACGATGTCGAGGGTGGCTACACGATCCACCAGCCTACAGACCAGCAAACGACTGTCTTCGAGGCCAGCCGTCGCTATCGCGAGGACGACACGCCGCTGGTCGTGTTCGCCGGCGAGGAACTCGGCACTGGATCGAGCCGCGACTGGGCGGCGAAGGGGACCGACCTTCTCGGCGTTCGCGCAACCATCGCGGAGAGCTACGAGCGCATCTTCCGTGACAACCTCGTCGGCATGGGTGTCCTCCCGCTCCAATTTGCCGAGGGCGACTCGTGGGAATCACTCGGTCTCGACGGTTCTGAACGGGTCGCGATTCACGGGCTTGACGATGGTCTCAACGTGAACGAGGAACTCACGGTGGTTGCCGAACGTGACGACGGATCGACCGTTGAATTCCCCGTTACTGCGCAGGTCGGGACGCCTGCAGCCGTTCGATACGTCGAGAACGGGGGCATCCTTCACCTCGTTCTTCGCCGGCTACTCACTCAGGGGTAGAATCAGTCCGTCATTGCTACATGTCCCTCGTCACCGCGTTCCCCGCCAGCCACCGAATCCTGTTTGTGGAGCCAGTAGAGGAACGCGAAGAACGCCGTCGCGAGGACGTTCAACACGAGCTTGTAGTTGAGTTCGATGGACACTTCGGCGATCTGCGCGGAGGCCCGCGACGGGATGAGGCCCAGGCCCAAGAACAGGAAGTGAACCACGAACCCGGCGATAACGGCGGTGACGAAGATCATCAGGGACAGCACCGCCGCGAACGTCGTCCCGTAGTACTCGTCGTAGGCTTTCATGATCGGCGGAACGATGAGGTCCGCGAAGATGTACGACAGCACCGACCCGAAGGGGAGCCCGCGCGTCCAGAGGACGGTCCCGAACGGGACGTTCCCGACCGAACAGACGAAGGTGACGACGCCGATGATCGCACCCAGCGCGGCCGTCCAGAGGACGTATACCGGCAAGCCGAATACGGCTCCGGAGAAGACGCTCGTCCAGACGGCTTCGGGGATGAACCCGGCGATGAGCCCGGCGAAAATGAACCCGATGGCGATCTCGTCCCACAGCATCGCCCACTCCTTCCACTGTTTGTCCGCGAGCGATTTCCACCCGGACCACGAGGTCGCCTTTTCCGGAATCGACGTGTTCGCTTCCTCGGGGTCGAAGGAGTCCTTGCAGGACTGCGAGCAGAAGTAGTACGTCTGGTCGTTGTGTTCGATGGAGTAGTCGGTTTCCTCAGGATCGACCTCCATTCCACAGACCGGGTCTTGGACAGTGATGCCCTCGTCGTCGGTGACGTTCTCGCGTGCTTCATCGAGGACCTCGTCGGGAACGACGTAGACGAAGCCGACCGACATCAGGCCGATGAGGAGCAGTCCACCGACCACATCGGCAAGCAGGAACTCCCAACCCAGCAGCAGCCAGATGACGATGCCGATCTCGATGACGAGGTTCGTCGAGGCGAACTGGAATGCCGCCAGCGCCGCCGCAGCCGACGCCCCCTTCTTGTAGAGGTTCTTCGCCGTGGCGATGGCCGAGTACGAACACGACGAGGAGACGAACCCGAAGAACGTCGCGAGGCCGATGGAGCGGGGTCCGTGGCCTTCGAGCAGCTCTGAGATCCGCTGGGTCGAGACCCACGCCTCGACGCCGCCGGCGATGGCGAAGCCGATGACGAGTGCCCACCAGGTGATCCACGCCATCGCGGCGGTCGTCGTCGCGGCCTGCCTCGCACTCTCCACGATGAACGTCCCGAGCGGTTTCGTCGTCGTGACGATGCCGATGGTGACGGTGATTACGGCGATGACCGTGAGGATCGCGTAATCTGATCTGTCCATTGTCTTGGTGGCCTACATTTAGGGGCTCCTCTCCTAATGCGGTTGTGGCTACATCTGTGGGATATATCGTTTGTGATCCTTTGGATACCAGCATCACAACCCTAGCAGAATTTAGAATCAAGGGGTATGCCACTTCGGGTGCGGAGTAATTGACTTGTGGCTGGCTGGGGAAGATAGTCGTATGCTTACGTCCTACAGCGAACTTCTCTTGACGGGTATCATTCTCGCGAGCACCGCGTACACGGTGAGCAAAACGCCCGCTATCTGGCACCAGTACGAGGGAATATATGGACACCTACTCGTTGGCGTACCGCTCGTTGGGCTACTGTTCGGGATCGCCCATCTCGGGATGCTCACACCGCTTCCGCATGGCCTGCTCGCTGCAGTGGAAACCGGAGCTCTCCTCGGTGTCATAGTCGTACTCGGCGCACTCGGATATATTCACCCGCGACTTGGGTATTCTGGGGGAGAATCCCGATGATGGCGCTCCTCTTCTCGTTACTCTCGGCAGTCGTCGCTGGTGGGCTTGCGTTCCTTTGTTACACTCTGCTCTACGGGGACTCCGTGCTGGTGATTCAGCGGCCGTTCTTTTTTAGAATCGGCGTTGGAGCGCTCTGTGCTGCCGTCCTCGGGGCAAGTGCAGTCGTGGTCGGCTGGGTTCCGACACATCTTCTTCACGCTATCTTCGCAGTATCAATCGCTGCGGCGGTCCGGACAGTCCATAACGGTCTCCATCCGGACACTGAAGCGTGGTTCTACTCGCTTTTCGGAACCTGAGCATCGAAGTAGACGATTTCTACTTCTCGGGCTGAGGTGGTTTGGATTCTAAACAACAAGAAGTCTAAAGATGGCACCCCAACGGAGAGACGATGAGCGAGAAGCTGGGCCGTCTCGGTGCAGTCTCGATTGCGCTCGGTGGTATGATCGGGGGTGGGATCTTCGCCGTACTTGGCGTCGTTGCGGAAATGTCGGGGCCTGCGGCGTGGCTCGCCTTTACCGGCGGCGGTGTCGTCGCGTTCTGCGCTGGCTACTCGTACGTTCGTCTCCAGCGGCTTGGCGACGTGTCCGGCGGTTCGGTCAGTTTCTTACAGGAGTTCGGTGAGTCGACGACGGTCGCTGGGATGGTCGGGTGGACGCTTCTGTTTGGCTATATCGGGTCGATGGGGATGTACGCGTTCGCGTTCGGTAGTTTCGCGACGAAACTTCTCGGCGTCGAAACAGCCCTCGGGGTTCCACTCCGCCCCGTCGTGTCGGTTCTCAGCGTCCTGGGGTTTGTACTGCTGAACGTCCTCGGCGCCCGGGCGAGTGGCGTGACCGAGGTGCTCCTCGTCGCGGCAAAGGTCGGGATTCTCCTCATTTTCGGTGTGTGGGGGTTCTATTTTGGAGCGCGGACAGGACAGCTGACGACCGGGTTCTCCTCCGTCGCGACGGGCGGGTTGCTCATGTCCGCTGCCCTCTCATTTGTCGCCTTTCAGGGCTGGCAGCTACTCTTTTACGACGAGGGAAATCTTCGGAACGCCCGGACGACCATCCCGCAGGCGATCTATCTCTCAATTCCCGCTTCTCTCGGGCTGTACGTCCTCGTAGCAGTCGTCACGACGGGTCTGCTTCAGCCCGAAACGATCGCCGCGAACCCCGAGGTGTCACTCGCCATCGCGGCCGAACCGTTCATGGGGCAGATGGGGTTCATCCTCATTTCCGTGGCGGCGCTGTTCTCGACTGGGAGCGCGATCAACGCCACGCTGTTCTCGGCGGCCCACTTTGCGACGGGAATGCTTGAAGACGACCTACTTCCCGACCGGATCGGAGACGCCGATGCCGACGGTGCTCCGACGCGAACACTTCTCGTCTTGGGCCTGATAACGGCCGCGTTCACCGCCTACGGTAGTCTTCAGGGAATCACGTCGTTCGCGTCGCTTGCCTTCATCACCGTCTTTGGGTCGATGAGTTTCCTCGCGTTCAGGCATCGAGCGGGGCTTCGAACAGGTATCCTCCCCGCTGTCGGCGTGGTGGGTGCAGTACTGTTCTTTCCTTCGTTAGTGTACCACCTCGCCGTGATGGAACCCGCCGTCTTCAGTGTGGTTCTCGTTGTGACGGTCGTCCTCCTGGGGCTGGAGATCCTCTACTTCGAGCGCGAGACTATTCGCTCCGAAATCGATAGCGTGTGATGCTGACGGGGCAGCAGTGCGTGAACGATTTAAATAGCCTGGACAGTGTTGTCGAGTGTGCTCTTTTGGGTCCACGCTGCAGTCGCGTATCTCGTTTACCGAGGCATTTCTGGTGGCCCTACTGACCGATGTGACGATGTCCCGATCTTCGCCCTGTTCGGAGGTGCGTTGCTCCCGGATCTCGTCGACAAACCACTCGCGTTTGTACTTCCATCGCTCCCGAGTCGGTCGGTCGCGCACTCGGTGTTCACCGCGGCACTCGTCGTCCTGATTGTCTTCTATGTCACGAAACACAGGGACCGGTGGGGGGTCGGCGCGGCGTACGCGCTCGGATATGGATCACACCTCGCTGCGGACCTCGTGGATTACCTGTTCGTCCCCGAGGAGACGCTACTGTTTCTGTTCTGGCCGGTCGTAACTGACTATCACCACGTCGAGACGGTCGGAGACCTGCTCGCGCTGTTGTCTCCGACCCCGTATGTACTCGGGCAAACCGTCGTCACGATACTGGGGCTCTGGCTATGGATGGCCGATGGAATGCCGGGATACCCATCGACCCACCGTCAGTGATCGAGTGAGGTCGACTCTCGTGGTCATTCGACGATGACACGTCCGACCATCCCGCTTTCCTCGTGTGGCAGGCAGAAATACTGGTACGTCCCCGTGACGTCGAACGTGTAACTGTAGGTTTCGCCTCGTTCGAGAAACCCTCTCGCTGACGTACTCTGCCGGACAGCCTGCTCGGACTCGTAGCCGCCGCTTGCGAAGTACGACGCCTCGTCGGGAATCCCTTCTTCGTATGCCGATGCGGTATGGGGGACTCCACTCTCGTTCACCCAGGTGACCTGCTGACCGGGGTCGATTGCGACGTCAGCCGGATCGAATCGCAGGTCGCCCGTCATCGTCACCGTCGGACCCGACGGGCCGCTACCTCCGAGACAGCCAGCAATCGCGGTTGCCCCGACTGCTAGCACACTCCGGCTCCGGCGAAGTACCGACCGTCGTGAATAGCCGTTCATCGGCGCACCCCTCGTGCGGAGGACTCCTCAGTTGTTTCGAGCTTCTTCACCCGTGTCGCTAGTGCGAGAAACGTCGCGGCGAGCGTCAGCGTCACGGCCGCGGCCGCTGCGAGGTCGTGCGCTCGCACCGAGTGATCGAGTGCGCCGTTGACGAGTTCGGCCCGCAGGAACGTGTGGTGGAACTCCCCGACGAGCGGCGCGAAGTAGTCCACGATGTCGTTGAGGCCGTACCAGACGGTGGTGACGGCGACCGCACCAACCGAGAACTCGGCGTAGCGATAGATCAGGAACGACTGCAGACTCATCGCGAGATGGCTTACGATGAGGAACCAGTAGAGCCAGGGTTCGATACCACCTGGCCCGTTGAGAACCAGCTGGACGAACGGCGTCCAGAGCCCGAGTTTGATATTGCCGAAGAAGGCGAGCATGTGGAGCCACTCGACGTCGTAGTCCAGTTTCCACGCGGCGAGACTAAGCGCGACAAACAGCGTCGCGGCGGGGCTATCGGGGACGAACGGCCACATCACTATCGGGGTTTGGGCCAGCTGGAAGCGGTAGTACCAGAACCCGAACGCAGTCCCGGCTAGATTAATCGCGACGATGACCCACGCGTACCGAAGTGCGAGGTCCTCAACGCGCCGGGGGAGTGGGGCGAGATAGCTGGGCAGTCGATTCGTGGTCGCTGTAGGTGCGGATGTCATTCGTCTCGCCGAATTACATCCCTGAGCTGTCGTTTCGTCGGTTCGTCATAATCACGCCGCTGATCAACATCAGGACTGCGAGCGCGACCATTCCGAGGTCCCAGCCCATCCCGGCAGTCATCGACGACCCCATGCCGCCGCTCATCCCGCCACCCATTCCGCCGTTCATACCGGACCCCATTCCCCAGTTCATACTCCCGGTGACGCCGACGAGCGCTTGATTGAGCAACATCACGAGCGAGTAGCCGATCATCAGCGGTCCGCTCGTGTTCCCGAGCCGATCCGCGTACGGCGTCAGCAGAACGACGCCATGCACGACTACGATGACGCCGAGGAGCACCATGAGGAGCCCGCTGTTCGATTCCATCATCCCGCTGCCGGTTACCGCCGAGAGCAGCGAGTAGACTCCCGAGACGAGTGCGATTGCCGCGCCGTACTGCCGTGTCGTACCGTTCGTGTTCATCGTCTCCATTGTTAGACTCCGAGCATCATCCGAAGCGATCCACGGACGCCCATCGGGAGCCCAATCGCCCCGATGAAGAACGTCATGAGCCACCACCAAGTGTGATTCATTTCTTCTTTCGCGTCCGCGAGGTACCACACGATACCGCCAGTCACGAGGAGTTTGAGGACGAACGTCGATCCCGAGAATCCGGTCGCCTGGTACACGAGATTCGTCACGACCAGCTTGGGTGAATAGCCGAGGAACGTGACGCCGATGAGATTCTGCGCCGCATCCCACATCTGGCCGAAGACGGCCAGCAGGGACAACGGGTGTCGGAGGTGTGCGATATCCACAAGACTCGCGCCCCAGTAGTAGAGCGCGGTCACGCCGAGGGCGATCCCCGTCGTCGCGACCGGCACCCACACGCGGAGTGGAGCCGACGTCGAGAGCCCATACCAGAGCGCCCACCCGACGGCACCGATCGCCCAGACCGTTCCAACGAGACCGACTATCGACGGGATGGATCCGATATTCCGGTTACGCGCGAGTGCGCCGACGCCGAGTGAGAGGACGGTGACGGCGGTGACGACGAAGTAGATCGACGGCGTGATGAACAGCACGGCGTAGTCACCGAGCAGGCCGATATCCTCGAGGGCGCGCATCGCTCCGCCAGCAACGATGATTGGCGCGAACCCGTACGCGAGTCGAGCGTCGTACGTGACATCGAGGGAGTCGAGATACGCTCGGAGCCCGGGGAGACTGTACACGACTGCCGCGAGGTACGTCACCGTGTTCACGGCGTTGTATCCGCGGACGGCCCGTATTCCCTCGTGCGTGACTGGCTGGCCGGCAGCGTCAGCGACGACCGGGCCCCAGAGATACTGCCAGACGAATCGGTCGTAGACGAGCGTCGGGAATGCGAGGAGTGCTGCACCGACGAGGACGACCGGGGCGAGCAGATACAGGACCCACCACTCCCGAGTTCCAGTGGCGGGGAGGGCGGTTTCGACGCGGTGAGTGACGGTGCTCACGACTCGCTCACCTCCAGTCGCCACGTCGTGCTCTTCGAGCGTCCCCACTGTTCGAGCGACACGTCGGTGAGGTCGTCCTGGAGCTGGCTCAGATACTGTGCG
Coding sequences within it:
- a CDS encoding DUF63 family protein, giving the protein MSTVTHRVETALPATGTREWWVLYLLAPVVLVGAALLAFPTLVYDRFVWQYLWGPVVADAAGQPVTHEGIRAVRGYNAVNTVTYLAAVVYSLPGLRAYLDSLDVTYDARLAYGFAPIIVAGGAMRALEDIGLLGDYAVLFITPSIYFVVTAVTVLSLGVGALARNRNIGSIPSIVGLVGTVWAIGAVGWALWYGLSTSAPLRVWVPVATTGIALGVTALYYWGASLVDIAHLRHPLSLLAVFGQMWDAAQNLIGVTFLGYSPKLVVTNLVYQATGFSGSTFVLKLLVTGGIVWYLADAKEEMNHTWWWLMTFFIGAIGLPMGVRGSLRMMLGV
- a CDS encoding DUF1405 domain-containing protein translates to MTSAPTATTNRLPSYLAPLPRRVEDLALRYAWVIVAINLAGTAFGFWYYRFQLAQTPIVMWPFVPDSPAATLFVALSLAAWKLDYDVEWLHMLAFFGNIKLGLWTPFVQLVLNGPGGIEPWLYWFLIVSHLAMSLQSFLIYRYAEFSVGAVAVTTVWYGLNDIVDYFAPLVGEFHHTFLRAELVNGALDHSVRAHDLAAAAAVTLTLAATFLALATRVKKLETTEESSARGVRR
- a CDS encoding APC family permease — translated: MSEKLGRLGAVSIALGGMIGGGIFAVLGVVAEMSGPAAWLAFTGGGVVAFCAGYSYVRLQRLGDVSGGSVSFLQEFGESTTVAGMVGWTLLFGYIGSMGMYAFAFGSFATKLLGVETALGVPLRPVVSVLSVLGFVLLNVLGARASGVTEVLLVAAKVGILLIFGVWGFYFGARTGQLTTGFSSVATGGLLMSAALSFVAFQGWQLLFYDEGNLRNARTTIPQAIYLSIPASLGLYVLVAVVTTGLLQPETIAANPEVSLAIAAEPFMGQMGFILISVAALFSTGSAINATLFSAAHFATGMLEDDLLPDRIGDADADGAPTRTLLVLGLITAAFTAYGSLQGITSFASLAFITVFGSMSFLAFRHRAGLRTGILPAVGVVGAVLFFPSLVYHLAVMEPAVFSVVLVVTVVLLGLEILYFERETIRSEIDSV
- a CDS encoding plastocyanin/azurin family copper-binding protein produces the protein MTGDLRFDPADVAIDPGQQVTWVNESGVPHTASAYEEGIPDEASYFASGGYESEQAVRQSTSARGFLERGETYSYTFDVTGTYQYFCLPHEESGMVGRVIVE
- a CDS encoding metal-dependent hydrolase, with protein sequence MLFWVHAAVAYLVYRGISGGPTDRCDDVPIFALFGGALLPDLVDKPLAFVLPSLPSRSVAHSVFTAALVVLIVFYVTKHRDRWGVGAAYALGYGSHLAADLVDYLFVPEETLLFLFWPVVTDYHHVETVGDLLALLSPTPYVLGQTVVTILGLWLWMADGMPGYPSTHRQ
- a CDS encoding permease gives rise to the protein MDRSDYAILTVIAVITVTIGIVTTTKPLGTFIVESARQAATTTAAMAWITWWALVIGFAIAGGVEAWVSTQRISELLEGHGPRSIGLATFFGFVSSSCSYSAIATAKNLYKKGASAAAALAAFQFASTNLVIEIGIVIWLLLGWEFLLADVVGGLLLIGLMSVGFVYVVPDEVLDEARENVTDDEGITVQDPVCGMEVDPEETDYSIEHNDQTYYFCSQSCKDSFDPEEANTSIPEKATSWSGWKSLADKQWKEWAMLWDEIAIGFIFAGLIAGFIPEAVWTSVFSGAVFGLPVYVLWTAALGAIIGVVTFVCSVGNVPFGTVLWTRGLPFGSVLSYIFADLIVPPIMKAYDEYYGTTFAAVLSLMIFVTAVIAGFVVHFLFLGLGLIPSRASAQIAEVSIELNYKLVLNVLATAFFAFLYWLHKQDSVAGGERGDEGHVAMTD
- the acnA gene encoding aconitate hydratase AcnA is translated as MAETDPFDAIREFEFDGDAYRMADLTALEEAGLCELDRLPVSIRVLLESVLRNVDGDTISAEDVRNVASWQPDVPDVELPFTPSRVVLQDLTGVPAVVDLAALRSAVDRKGKDPAIVEPEIPIDLVIDHSVQVDYFGSEDAYEKNVELEYERNGERYRALKWAQQAFDDFRVVPPGTGIVHQVNLEYLGQVVHARERDGENWLLPDTLVGTDSHTPMIGGIGVVGWGVGGIEAEAAMLGQPITMNLPEVVGVRLTGELPEGATATDLVLHVTEQLREVGVVDRFVEFFGPGVANLTVPDRATIANMAPEQGSTISMFGVDEATLDYLELTGRDEEHIELVREYLDAQGLFGEQNPEYTETVELDLSTITPSLAGPKRPQDRVPMDDMKTHFRGLVHGEFEDELDDIDEDALTRWLGESSVAADRPDADLPEPDVGELNDTVDVDLDGETTEIRHGSVVVSAITSCTNTSNPSVMLAAGLLARNAVEYGLDVPEYVKTSLAPGSRVVTEYLEASGLLPYLEDLGYNVVGYGCTTCIGNAGPLPEPIERAIDAEDLWTASVLSGNRNFEARIHPKVRANYLASPPLVVAYGLAGRMDIDLERDPLGTDDNGESVYLADIWPGADEIHAAVHDSVDSSMFEEKYAEVFEGDERWEALDAPTGDVYEWDDSSTYIREPPFFKDFPLEQPGVADIEDARTLMLLGDTVTTDHISPAGPFSREQPAGEWLVEQGVEPHDFNTYGARRGNHEVMMRGTFANVRIENEMLDDVEGGYTIHQPTDQQTTVFEASRRYREDDTPLVVFAGEELGTGSSRDWAAKGTDLLGVRATIAESYERIFRDNLVGMGVLPLQFAEGDSWESLGLDGSERVAIHGLDDGLNVNEELTVVAERDDGSTVEFPVTAQVGTPAAVRYVENGGILHLVLRRLLTQG